Genomic DNA from Oryza sativa Japonica Group chromosome 5, ASM3414082v1:
aagttagaagtttgaaaaaaaattttggatctaaactcggCCTATTTGCCAAACAAAGTAAATGCTTGGGCGGGTCAGTGTGCGAAGAAAAATCCTCGACACCATTTCAGCCCAAAACTTTAGGGCTTAGCAGGCCGGCCTGGTGCGGAGTGTCaagtccacggcggcggcggcggcggcggcgcgacacgAGTGCATGACGACATGCTCCGGCGGGCGACCACCTCgctgagccgccgcgccgcctgcgccaccctgctccgccgcctccctccccggccggcgacgacgcttGAGCGCCACCCGCCGGTCCACCCCGGCCTccgccccgcggcggcggcggcggtgcagctTCGGCGCCTCAGCGACTTCGGCGTGTCGGTCCCCCGGCGCATGGCGCGGCGGAGTCCTCCCACCAGGCCCGAGGGTTACTCCACCTCCGACAGCGAGGCGGACGGGTGGTCCGTTAGCGaggatgacgaggaggaggtggaggaggttcAGTTGGAGCCCATGTCCGTCGATGACGtcgcggcggggaaggagtggGAGGGGTTCACATTGGAGTACGACCACGAGCACGACCTCGACGCCGATGATGAGGATGCCGCGGAGTAGGAGAAGAAGAAGTAGCGGCGCTGGAGGTGGGATTCTCTTCCTTTTTCTGCGTTGCACGCCAGGTGCTTGCGGAAAAGCCTGTGAGGCTTTACGCGTGCTTCAATAAACTCTTTAGCTGTTGATCACTGATCATGGATGCCCATTTGGGTCGAACCTGATTACCATTGTCCTAAACAATTTTAGTCAAAACCTAATTCTACTGCAGCATCGTGGGCATGCATTGTTGGTTTATTGGAATGGCGTTTCCACATTTTAACTGCACAAATGTTTGCTTGTCATGTTTGCTGTGCAGTATTGCAGTGTGCTCATGCTTATCACAATTTTACAGTGCTTAGTTTTTGTGTGGACAACTGAGTTGGAACCTTGAAGGGTTAGAACTAGGGTATGTTTGGTTCGTAAACAATGTTTTTACCCCCCATAAAAGAAACACATTGTCATTTTGATCTTGGGCTTAAGTGCAGCAAAGTTAGTTGTTTTGTCGCAGAATACATTGGTCTCTACTCATTAGAGAGATACACACTAGGCCCTGCTCTGAATGCGAAAAATCCCCCCTTCGCTACAAGAATTGATCCCTTGGTTCTTAAGGTATATGCCATTGATCAAATTACAAATGGAAAGGATAGTATCTTGATCATCGAGCCTgcataattcttttttttttggcatttgtTATGCTTGTGGACATGTTTGTGACCTGTGTCACTACTTATTGCCAAATACTTTGGTGGTCTTCATTTGTCACCTGGGAAAGTCCCTTTGACAGCTAATCCCCATGAAATTCATTTGTTTCATCAGTCCCTTAGTCGAGTTACACCTATAATGATATCACAATATACTAAAGCACAGTATCCTAGCTAGTTCTCATGTTTCACTCACGAAAATTTATACTGAAATAGTCTGTGATACATCAATGGCAGATTCAGAGATTTTTGTTATATTAGTTGAGTTCAAATATAATACGAGAATGTTTTACTAATTATTTGGATGCACAAATATGACATGCTGTCTTGAATATCATGTGAAGAATTAGGAGCTCTGCCCCTGAAAATCTTCAATGTAATACATGCAGCTCCCGTTGATCACACTCTCACTACCTTTGACATTCATATTTGCTCCAGCAAGCAGCATGCGCTTCTTTGTTGTTGCACTTCCCATAAATGCTTAGTGCAGCTTGCATTGTtctctagcaaaaaaaaaaaaaaacataatactATTATGCTTTGCGTGGGCATGCACATTTAGTATGATATTTTCTCTCATTGACAATCTCTTAACCCAATTTTGCATTTGATACTTTCTTAATGATTTCAAGTCTGAAAATGTTGAGGGCTTTGTGGAACTTGAATTTTCTGCAATGTATGTCTGATCAACCTTGGAGAACGCATATGTGCTACTATATATTAGTGTGTTCACCACTTTATCTGAACAGCAAAGCATCTCCTCCGGTGACAATGGCGAAAAGATGTCTGGGTTCAGTCTGGGGAGGGAGATGAGGTAGGAGACCGAGGTTGCATTGGTGAGATAAGCAGAGGCATCAAGGTTGTATCGAGTGAGGTGCTTGGTTGACAGCTGCTGTGGCTACGCTGAGAATTTGAGAGCCAAACTGGAAGTATTTGTTATGCTTGAACTTTTGTCCATGGTAAGGGGGAATAAAAAAGAAAGGGGATGTGGGCATACGGATATGGCTTCTTGTCGTTGGTAAAGAGGGaaatttaattatttgtcaCTATTAGGTTTGACAGTTATCCAAATACACCTATTAGATTTGTTCTTATTTTTTTGCCGCTCTAAGAAGATGGCCTCATAACTATTTGCTACATTACCCATGCGGCATGCCAGCGTGGCAATCCAAGGGTGAAAAACATTGTGAGACCCACTAGTCAGTCTCTCCACTCTCCTTATCTTCCTTAGTTGACTAGGCGACGACACCAGACGGAGAGGCCTAGGTGGTGGTTGAAGTGGAGGTCAATAGCCGCGGCAAACCTCTCTACGGCGGCAATGGAGATAAGTGCCCCTTGGAGTGCCGGTACGGCAACGGGCACGCGGCGGTCCCAAATCGGTGGCATGGTGAAGAGGCGGTAGGACCACACCTTCGACGACATCATGGAGGTAGATTAGCTAGTGTGTCGCTTCCTCGCCCTCCAGTCCCTCCTCCTCTACACAGTGACCCCCATTGCACTCGCCAGTGGTGGGGACGGGGTTGTGTTCGTGCCTTTCTCCCACCTCGGCGCACTCGTGTAGTGCCAGCTCCGCCTCACGCCCCTCGACGTTGGCCGCTTCCTCCTACGCCGGTCTGGGATTGTCGTGAGCCCGTTGCCCCCACACCAATGCTTCGAGGGCACCTGTCTCGACAACCGCCCGGGAGAGGGCCGCCATAGCCTCCTCCACTCTGGCCGCCGCCTGGTCAACTGGGATGAGGAAGAGATAAGGGGATTAGAAATATTGACTAGTGGGTTCCACTCCGTTTTTTACATGTGGGTAAAAGTGTCAAAAAGCCATTTTCTTAGAGAGAAAAAAGAGCAAATCTAATAGGGGTATTTAGATAattattaaatctaatagtgACTGATAGTTAAATATCCTTGGGAAAGAGGTAACTGTCGAGATTTCACGAGGGGTAATATGGACTGGGTCTGTAGGGTAAATCATGTAGGGTTTGGTTTGAGAATGATAAAGAAATGGAGGATTAAAGCTTAGAGTTCCTATGGATTCATTCACTGTAGCagcctttgatttgtaggaattgGTCATAGGAAAACTGAAGGAAATATTCCTTCGTTGCTGATTCTATGGGAGAAACACAGGAAACTTCCTATCTAGTCTGAGCTCATTTTTCACTTGCTTTGCGTAGGATCGAGGCAATCAAGCTCCTAATCTCTTTCTTCAGAGCAGGAGAACAAGCAATGAATGGATAAAATTTGTGTTGGATGCAGTGTATTTATTAGAAATGGAAAATGGGCCTAAGTTCTTAAGTAAatatttctgtgtttttcctatacCCAATTCAAACGCATTGTTTACATTCCTCTATTTTACACGTGAATTCCTATTctatttttgtgttttttctattcctgtaTTTTTTCAATCCAATGTTTCAAAGAGACCCTAAATTAATTAACAGATGGATTCTCCAGACTAATTAAGCTTCTCCTCAACGAAATATACAAATTCACTAGGGTGGAATTTAGTATATCTGGGCCTTTCGTGTTAACTAGATTAAAGGTCAAATTACACTAGTCCATTTTTGTTAACAACCTCCTTCACTGAATTCAAAACAATGATAGTTCTCAATACAACTTGGAAGTGTTTAGGCCTGTTTGGGGAGTTTCTAATagctgcagcttctcctagAATCTCCAGTTgccagaagctcccccaaacagttcAAGTTTTTACTcagattctgagaatctgtagttgtaAAATctggaaaatgaactagaagtcaCCTAACTTCTCAGTAGctacttctcagaatcttaagttCTCCCAAACAGGCCTTTTAGCTAGGACGAGGTAGAATAAAGGTGTGGATACAAGCTACTAAAAAGAGACTAGAGTGTTCTGAAAGCTCCAGTAGAGGAACTAGCAAGAGAGGAAGATCGACGAGGTTCAGACTGAACCAGGTCACCACTACCCACTGCTGCCGTGGCCGAAGCCGCCGATGCTTGTTTGATTCGTTCGATGCCTTCCAATCAACGTTGCTGCTATTTTTTATCTCCCTTCAAGGATTTTTGGGCCGGGCTTGGAATATGGCTAACATAGCCCATGTGTGGTTCAATTGAGTTTCTAACAATCCTCtctttttaaaatttggcttgTCCACAAGCCGATGCAAATAATTGCCAATGCCATCAGGATCCCATGCTATTTGAAGTTATTTGGTAGAAGTAGTGAACCTGTCATCAGTAATAAGATTCAAAGTCTAGGGCATCATTGCATGGAGTAGATTCACTGCACTATTTCTCTTCTTGTAGTCACTCAGACCCTCTGTAATACCCCGTATATTAAaagatattttgaatttttttagtttgggtTGACTTGTTAAAATAGAGATGttaacataaataaataaaagaaaaatatctttagaagTGGGCCAACATGAGAAGGCCCATAAACCCAACCCATTAGTTCTCTCCTACAACCtagagagaggggaaccgaatCCCACCTCCCCTCTTGGTGCCACCATCCCTCTCCTTGGCCGGCCTCCAAGgacgcctccttcctcccctcctcctatGTTTGCATCTCTCCCCTCTACAGCAAATTGCCCTCATAGATCTCCAACCTAAGAACCTGGATCAAGAAGCGAAGTGTAAAAACGGAACGAGGAGAATAGATCTCCAGCCCAAGAACCTGGATCAAGAAGTGAAGTGTAAAAACGGaacgaggagaaggagag
This window encodes:
- the LOC4338169 gene encoding uncharacterized protein, with amino-acid sequence MLRRATTSLSRRAACATLLRRLPPRPATTLERHPPVHPGLRPAAAAAVQLRRLSDFGVSVPRRMARRSPPTRPEGYSTSDSEADGWSVSEDDEEEVEEVQLEPMSVDDVAAGKEWEGFTLEYDHEHDLDADDEDAAE